A stretch of Ferribacterium limneticum DNA encodes these proteins:
- the cobU gene encoding bifunctional adenosylcobinamide kinase/adenosylcobinamide-phosphate guanylyltransferase, with protein sequence MPAMKELILGGARSGKSLLAEQRARVYANDRSMKVTYLATAQALDGEMARRVAHHRERRPAEWGCTEETLYLAARLRELAAPDTCVLVDCLTLWLSNLLFAGQAAAQAEAGEAIDCPLFRTETTALIELLPQLPGRIILVSNEVGWGIVPMHPVSRLFADEQGRLNQRVAAVCDQVTLVAAGLPLSLKSAAG encoded by the coding sequence ATGCCGGCCATGAAAGAACTGATTCTCGGCGGTGCCCGGTCGGGCAAGAGCCTGCTGGCCGAACAACGGGCACGCGTATATGCCAACGACCGAAGCATGAAGGTGACCTACCTCGCCACGGCACAGGCGCTCGACGGCGAAATGGCCCGCCGTGTCGCCCATCACCGCGAACGCCGGCCGGCCGAATGGGGCTGCACTGAGGAAACTCTTTACCTGGCGGCCCGACTGCGTGAACTGGCAGCGCCGGACACCTGCGTGCTGGTCGATTGCCTGACCTTGTGGCTCTCCAACCTGCTCTTTGCCGGCCAGGCTGCAGCACAGGCCGAAGCCGGCGAGGCCATCGACTGCCCGCTGTTCCGCACGGAAACCACTGCGCTGATCGAACTACTGCCGCAACTACCCGGCCGCATCATTCTGGTCTCCAACGAGGTGGGCTGGGGCATCGTGCCGATGCATCCGGTTTCCCGCCTGTTTGCCGATGAACAGGGGCGGCTGAACCAGCGCGTCGCTGCGGTTTGCGATCAAGTGACGCTGGTTGCCGCCGGACTGCCATTGAGCCTCAAGTCCGCCGCCGGCTGA
- a CDS encoding sensor histidine kinase, translating into MHKLLDILASGVHDAKNQLFIAESLIAAAEAKYGMTMSEARYAIEAAGNRLSRTLAAYGVLRHDATLAVTPVLVADLCEEVVLAQKNHLTGENIELTVDCQVFDEWPLDRDLVTDMLNNAVQNAGRFARSQIRLSAQEQGGWLLLSVEDDGSGFSALPPEQGTGLMVASRLAELHARKGLQGSLHLSNGGSLGGARFELRLP; encoded by the coding sequence ATGCATAAATTGCTCGACATCCTGGCTTCGGGCGTACATGACGCCAAGAACCAGTTGTTCATCGCCGAATCGCTGATTGCCGCCGCCGAAGCCAAGTACGGCATGACCATGAGCGAAGCCCGCTACGCCATCGAAGCGGCGGGTAATCGCCTCTCCCGCACGTTGGCTGCCTATGGCGTTCTGCGCCATGACGCGACGCTGGCCGTCACGCCGGTACTCGTTGCCGACCTCTGCGAAGAAGTCGTACTCGCCCAAAAGAACCATCTGACCGGCGAAAACATTGAACTGACAGTCGATTGCCAGGTGTTCGACGAATGGCCGCTGGACCGTGACCTGGTCACCGACATGCTGAACAACGCCGTACAGAACGCCGGGCGCTTCGCCCGCAGCCAGATCAGGCTCAGCGCTCAGGAGCAAGGCGGCTGGCTCCTCCTCAGCGTCGAAGACGACGGTTCTGGTTTTTCCGCACTGCCGCCGGAACAGGGTACCGGCCTGATGGTCGCCTCCCGCCTGGCCGAGCTGCATGCCCGCAAGGGCCTGCAGGGCAGCCTGCATTTGAGCAACGGCGGCAGCCTCGGCGGCGCCCGTTTTGAATTGCGGCTGCCCTGA